TACTGCAATAACCTTTTACACAACAAAGGAGCGTTGTTATTTGGAGAATTCCCCAAAACAGAGTTGTTTCAAAGTCTGTTCATCTCCTGACACACGTTGGTCATGAGAGATGATCTGTTAAGACAAGACCCGGGGTTTGCATGAGGTGAGTGTCCGtatgggggggggtggggggttgcaTCAAAAACCACgcagtgtatttatttttgcatgttttgtgaAGGTTACTGAGATTGGAGATCAATTAAGTGATCATAAGGTTATTCATGGGCAATGAAAAACATGTAGCGACTCAATTGTTGGGGGAAAAATATATTGAGAAGagatggatttttttatttgtaatttttattttggttgctTATAATTATGCCCTCACTTCAAGGGAACTCATAAGTTGGATGTGTGCTAACCTTATAACCAAAGCCACTTATGacatgaataatttaatttgtggatttcacttttgtttttttattaagaaaaacTTATCAAAGTTAAGAGTAATGATCAAAGTTACTGAATGAACTTGATTCTGTCACTAACTGTTTATATGTTTCAATCGCCTTgttttggaaatgaaatgactgCCATGATGTGTGACCTTCGTTATGTAAAGACAAAATTACATTCCTTCAGCTTCTGTCCCAGTCGGGTGTTACTTTTGTTTCagaatttgttttatattaaatttgTCTTTTGTTATTCTACTTTTTGAAGTATATTTATGTAATAAATTTATAAATGAAATGCAGATGGAGAGGACAATATGTACAAATTCtaatattgtaataaaatataaatataatttcatgCCTCCATCAAACATTGGGTATTGATTTATTGCTTGATTTTAATAAATGAGTTTAACTTGTAACAAATGATCAACTAACCTGAAATCAGACTTTCCACCACAGCAAACAGTGTTATATGGTCGTGTAAACTTTTCTATTTCTACCCAAACAAGTCTGGATCGTATCACCAGCCTGCCTGTCAAGTGCTGCCACAGCAACACGGGAGAAACTGTAAGTGAAGTCCTGCATCTTTATCTACGtctgaaacattttaatatCTAATAGCTAGACTGGATAAATATTAAAGACTCCCGTAACTCAGTTGTTTCTTGAACAACATCTTAAGTCGTCCACagctgcagtcagtgtgtggtTTTCAGTTTCAGGTATCCATGATGTCATCTTTGATGTCCGACATGTTGCCTTCAgagtttaaaaatacattttgaacagTAAAAATGTCGTGAGGGATCACTATAATGTGGCTTATGACTAGAAACAGATATCCACaaatttaataaatgtttactCATAAGAATGCAATTCTTCCAGATATTTCTGTTAAATAAATGAGCCAGTCAGTACTTCCTGTAGCGGTGCCCTCTGcggttaggttaaggttaggctTACTGttatgcctaaacctaaccttaacctaaccgCAGAGGGCACCGCTACAGGAAGTAGTATACCataataatatactgtatacaaaGTAGTTGGTTAGAAAGCAACAAAAAAGTAGCTTCAGACATTTGTAAACATAATACAATTTATTAAGTAgcttttttataaatttttaattttacatattttcccCAGCTTTTTACATAATACAGTTAGATCTAAATGCAGCCCAACATTTACAGGCTATATACAACTTAAACTTTCTCCatagggaaaacacacaagtatATTGTTGCTTCTTCAAGTAACCCTgttattttttacactttgttttgcCACAATAtgatttcaaaattaatttgttCAGGATTATTTGCATAAAATCTGAAGGTTTGCTTTATCTTTGCACCTAATTATCTTTGCACCATATAGTTCCTGCTGTAATCATATTGCATCagaacaaaatagaaaaaaagggGTGAATACTTTCCAAAGTGGCCGAATGTGATATCAACATGGGAAGAGGTCTGTGTAGTCTTCACCCCTGATATACAGCACTGTACATGgtcccagaaaaaaaaaaaaacactactaTATTGTCAAATTTACACTGAACAGAAGAAGTTGTTCTCAAGATGAAACAAGTAACAGTAAatcttaaaatacaaaaatcagttacactttacacacacatgataCTTTAATAATcgcatttttcttttaaaaaaacaaacggGCTTAACTTTTGATGAGTGTGCTACTCCATGTCCTTTCACAGGTCAGTACATTCAGATTAAATTAGGAGAGCACAGCTGTGCTAAACTGCAGGTTTGCTGCTCATCGAGactaacaaaacattttcacagtgctAGCTTTGGAAAATGATAgtcttgaaaacacacacacgattgGATTTACTACTGAAATCACTTTAAAGCGACCTCAACCCAAAGTTATGGATGACAGCGCTTCAACTCTGTGCCAATGGATCTTACGTCCCTACTGCAACCTGTCAGAGACAGACGGCACTGTCAAGGATCCTCACTTTCAAGATAATCGCTAAATTAACACAGTCGTGAAAAGCATTcacagcatgcaaacacacatcttACTACCAGGTGCCCTGCAAGACAGCATAGAAACacacttcactacatttcatGGACCTTTCTATGTATTCACATTCAGAATCACTCAACTCCTTGTAGCATCTGACTGGCGTTGAGTTTTTACCTCATATGTTTagtattcaaacacacacacaccactgtctGTCGTGGCGTTTTACATTTAGGGGGCATGTAGATGTACAAACTGATCCTATTTggcaaaattattttaaaatatattagcAGCTGTGACAAAAACATAACTTTCTCCTGATACACCAACTTGTGCTCTTGCCTGTATGTTTGAAGGACAAACACTAGACCTCAGTAACAACTTTAACGTCCTTTAACTCCAACACTAAAAACCAAACCCTGACAaaactttattctttttctttaagtGGCCGCTGTTTGAGTAACATCCGTCCGCATCGTCTCAGGGACAGTAGTGTTACACTGAACACTGTCAGCAGGGGGAGCTATTGCTGTGTGCACCATCACCGAGGACTGCAGCTCCAGTTCAGGAGTTTGACTTCAGTCCGTGATTTAGCTCCAGCCCTGCAGCATGTGCCTTTGCTGGAGAGGAGGAGCTCCTCCAAATCACATTCCCAATGTGCTGGTTATGGCGGGTCGAGTGCTCTACACTATCACAGCCCTCAAAACCTAATGCAGCCTGTCGAGCGCATGATCTACTATTGGTTAATCCACAGCAGTCACAGTGATCGTGGGGCGTCGTGCCACCAGCCAGTAGCTACATAAGCACTTTAACAGGGTGCTAGCAGCgtaacattttccaatatgagGCCGTTTCTGTAAAGCTTGAGTGAAAATTACAATTGCAACAATGGATGTTAAGTGAGGGTCTAAAACTGCACATCTGCCCACTGTATACTGCCCCCCCCCACGCACACATTCATCATGACGACTATGAACCATACACACCCTGGCTTATCCTTAATTCAGGACACTGTGGTGGACTGCTATTGAACgaggtttgttttgtctgaggaATGGTCCCGGCTTTATATCAACTGTAATGTTTCTGAATGATAATGAAACTGTGTGGATCAGCGAGCTCTCCTGCCCTCGTCGATGGCCTGGTCTGAGGCCTGTGGTTCTCCCCCGTCGAGGggcgtcttcttcttcttcttccagcctggtggACCTGTTGGCAGCGCTCAGGCCAGCTTCAGAGTGCTGATGGGGAAGGAGGGCATGGTCACCATTGTCACAGGGTTGAGCACTGTCTGACCTACCAGCTGCGGGTGGTGGGCCACCATTTGGGTGCTCACTGCTGCCTGCTTGCCTACGATGGCGGCAGCTGGTTGACTAGGCACGTTGCCGTTCACCTGAGGGTGGGTGTGGTTTAGGGTGTGGGTGATGTGACCGACCATAGCTGGCTGTGTGACAGCTACCTGTTGGGGATAGAGGGCAGGTAGATGCTGGCCCAGGTGAGCCACCGGGTGCACGGTGATGTGGCCGATGGGTTGGTGGCCGGGAGCTAACTGGACAgcactggtggtggtggagggggccAGGTGGGTAATATGTTTGGAACCCCCTCCCTGGATGACCTGGTTGACTGCCTGGATGACTGAGGGATGGGACATTGAAGCGTGGGCAATAACGGTGGGGTGTAGACTGGGCATGGTCACCATCTGCGTCTGCGTGGGGGCGGGGGGCTGACTGGGGGCAGTAGGAGTGCTGGATGTCGTGGCTGTGAGTACAGGTGGGGCTGCAGGCTTGGCCGCCAGCTGTGGAGTAGTCACTGGCAGCGGCTGgagctgaggctgctgcagagGGACTTTGTGCTGGATGGAGATGTGTTGGGTGATGAAGGAGGTAGTGGTGGTGGCGGGTGTCAGGGTCGGGGTCTGAGTGGGTGTCGCAGTCTTGTGCGGCTCAGGTTTCATGGTTTGAGGCACGGTGGGTGAGGCAGTCTGTGCTCTGGGCGCAGTCTCATCTTCCAGGTCATCATCCATAATGTCTTCACCTTCTGCAACACAACAGATGGGAGAGTTACCTCCGCATTATTAGGTGCACATTTTGCATGTCTGAACTGCTACAAATTCACATGAGGATGAACATTACTTTTAATAGATTCTTAATTTTTGATAGAAGTTATCCCCCCCGACTGTCGGCCTACCTGAGGCAGTGGAGGTCGAGGCCTGGTCTTCCTCGGGCTGTACGGTCTGCCGGAGGACGCGGTCAATCTCGATCACGTCCATCCACTGGCTCAGCTCGTTCTTCAGCTCTGCTAATCGCTGCTGCGTAGCGATCTTTTCCCTTGCCAGCCGCTCCATGTCGTGCTCGTACTCCTTCTCTTTCCGCTTCAGCGTCTGAAAGGAGAAAGCAGGAGTTACTCTTAAGTCACAGACTGAGTGCCTCCATGATAGTGTGAGCTGCCACCAGCAGATCCTTGTTAGCAGTTTATTAGCTTCACATGTACAGCGCAATAATCCCCACAATAAATCCTGTGTCTGTGaaactttgcttttatttgatgtattGATGGCATTTCATGCTAATGTTTGATGCTTTATTCAGTGCTTTTATTAGTTATACATATTAAACTAAGTTCCTCTCATTTATTATGTAAATAGATGTCATCAGGAAAGCAGAAAATCCAAAAAATTTTACTTAAGTTAAAAGAGGGACTCCTAGTGAATGTCTAACCCCTGAAGAAAAATGGTGTCTACTGCTCCAAAGCAAAGCACTTTACTCCAATAAAGAgagtctgcagagaggaggaaagtcTGCAGTAATGCCCATGCCGTCTTTACAACTAATTAAGAAGGAGTAGGTCCaacaaatgatcatttaaaaataaacctGCGACCAGAGCCTGTGTTCAAGGAGCAAAATAACAgaagcaggaggtggaggagggaggctggGGCCGAGTATGGAAAGTAGGAGGTGCTTCCAGGCAGTGGCTCTTGTGACCCAATTTCCCTTAACCCGTCAGCTGACACACGGCGAAACCAAACAAACTGAGCTGGACTTCCTTGTTCACAGCAACAGGAGCAAATGTTCAAGAAAGTATGAAAACTACAACAAATGACAACACACTGTATGAGACGCACAGAGACGCACTAAACAATCAGACTATTACTCATACAGGCAGGAGAGAGTTACGCTGTCAGGGATTCATAGTTTAAAATCAGACACAATTTATTACATATCAACTGTGGCTTGGTCAAACAGTGTAGTTGCTCAGGGAAATGACACGGTGTGAAACCTGCTACCAGCAACGTGATGACTCAGGATCGTAAAGCCATTTCCCCAAAGGGTGGACTTCCTGTTAGTGTTCATGGTgtcgtgtatttgtgtgtgtgagtgagccgTACATGTGCAAGTCATCCCTGTGTGAGAGTGTGGGATTGAGGAAAAAGGGGCATCTGTATGTAAGCCTCAAGTGATCAAGTGATGCGTTTGTCTTCCTGAGGCTGTAGAGAGATTTCTAtcagcggtgtgtgtgtgtgtgtatctacactactatgtactgtacataaataGCAAAGGGGGACAAAAGGCGGGACTTGTGTAATTCGGCACCTGTCTTTAGTCCTTATCCAGGATTAGAAATGCACGGGCCAAGCGATCTGAGCTTTGACTGAAACACCTCCAGTGGGATTCagccgctcacacacacacacacaaacttatgAGAAATCCTGTTAACATATTAGTTTAGTAGAGCAAAAATATGACATGAACACAGTTAAGCCCAAATGAAATCCAGCTGTTTAATCTGGTTACTAAAGTGAAGAATACTACTTTAAATTACAAGCCAGTACTGATACTTGAGTTTGAAAAATCAGTATTGAGTTATCTGATATGACATATACACAGCTACCAAAATATCTGCAATAAATTAATATCAGCCCATCTATGATTTAAATCCTGCTATATAACTTGTGAAATTTTCCAGTGGCTTTTGGAAAACCACAAAAATTCAAGCTTATACAACACAATAGCCTGATGAGCGACCCACTGGGTGATGAATACCACGTGTACCCGACCATGCAACTCTTGAACATCTGGAAACAGATGTGTGACTCGTGACCAGCCATCAGCAGAAGGCGTTAACAGTATCCTTGGTCTCAACACATGATGTACTGAAATGCCCCCATCTctggttgtcatggaaacagctgaaaACCTCGTCAAGTTTCCTCTGTGACCTAAAAGACCATTTACACCTCTGTGTGGTGAAGGTGCTATGgatttttctctcactgtgcttcagatttcttttaaaactcAACCTGAATGTAATTATGAAAACGTTTGCTCACATGCACGGAGGATCGATTTTCTGACATATGAAGCACACATCTCAAAAGGGTTGTCAGTAGGCCTGAATGAAACGGTATTAAAGAGCAAAGGACTGGCTGCCTCCCTTTTACCCTCAAATATTAGCAGGCAGTCTTACGCGAGTGGCGCCACAACTGTGCATGCCACATACTATGACTCATGGAGAAGAAAACACTCCACAAACACCAAGACCCACTGAACTCTCCCTGTTACAGTGCTGCTGGCGGACAGGGCTCGTCTCTCAAGAAACAGACAATCTGAGATTAAACATGTAAACCAGATAACTGAGTCCGTAACAGATGGACCTCACATGACTTCATCGCCCTGTTAATCATGTCACCAGGTTTGTATGACTGAAGGTGCCAAGTaccttttgtttctttgcacaTGGCTGCACCTTCTGAACCTGCTCCTTTCAGAGAGGCCAGGCCCCACCTTGGCCTTGTTTGCAAGTGAAAAACTAGATCAGTAAAGGGATAGgctgctttatgtgtgtgtgtgtgtgtgtgtgtgtgtgtggaaggtaAACACTGCTCAAGCGCTGTCACAAGCAATGCGAGTGCTGAGCACATGGCCCCATAGAGAACCGGAGAGGGAGGGCGGCAGATAGCGGGGATTGAAAGAGAGCAATACAAGCTGTACTCACTGACTCACTTTTGCAGCAGACGGCACAAGGCTGGGTTTTCTTAAAGGGCCAGGAGCACAGGAGGCCACGTTGCAGACATGCTGCTCTGCCTGGCTGACTGATCAGGCTTCTGCACTGAGGTCTTGTGACAGTGTGGTAACCATAAACCCTTGTCTTACTGTGCCTTCAAGCAGGAACAGACGACTTCACGTGGTGCCTGACTTCAACAATAAAAGGCTTGTCAGTGGAAAAAATACCTACTTTTGCACACCATTCCCTGTGTGCAAGCTTGTGCTGGTCATAACTGACCTAATTACCTCATCGTAGCTTAAGACTGGTCAATAGTGCAGACCATGCTCCTGTGCAGTCAAAGTATGCTATGAGACTGCAAACCTGCACCCCACTTATACAGCACCGTAGTGGTGCTCTGTCATGTAGCTGTTATTATCGTGTGACACAAGTAGGCAGGAAACAACCCCGCTGataaagattttctttttttccccagaaagtCATCATTTTCCTAGAGAAAGATAAAACACTTTTGTACCACAGAAAATCTAACCGTTGAAGAGCGTGACTGCAGTCTTGACGTTCACAGAGACCAAGCTGAGACACGAAAAAACCTTGAAATATGAAAAGAGTAGTGACCTAGACTGCCAAGAACAACTGATTTTTAATGTTCAAGGCTGAACGGATAAGTAAATGTCAAAGCAATCAGTGCATATTTGTTTTAAGGCAAGGCCTCTGAGGAAATGCGCTATTATGTGCACAATGAAATGTCATTTACTTTCAGTGCTAAACATATTTAAAGACAGATCCACCTTCCTCCACCCCTATACTCCGACTGTCCCCACCAGATGGCACAGCTGATTTCAGACTATTCGGGCACAAGCAGTGGAGGAACAAGTTCAGTCAGCTTTGAGGGGGAAATGAAGCGCGATTGGAGTAAACTGAGCCTTGTGTTTACCGCTCCATGttccctccctgctgctggCAGCTAAGCCTGGTGGTACGGCGAGTCCTGCCTGTTGCAGTGCTGGGCGGGGGCCCAGCACGGGGGGTGACGTCACGCGGCTCAGGCTAGCCATGTGCTTGCTGCTCATGTGGCCTTAAAAGCTCAGAGAggcaggatggagggagggaaggagggggagtAGAAAGGAGGAGCTCTAATGCAACAGGGCTTATTTTACAGCCTCGGCTTTCGCAGCACCACTACAGGCTTGGGAAAGCCTTACAGAACCAGATAGTACCCAAGTAAAAACCCATGTATAGCTCTGCTCAGGCAAAACACAGGCAGGATTGAAAAGAAAACCAGAGTATCTCCAGATATCTGGTCATGTCTGCTGAGTCATTGGcgatgaaatgaaatgaggaagTCGAACTACGTGGCTTTTGGCAAAGCCACTGACTCTCCGTGCAAAGCACAACAGCAACTACGAAAACGGCACTCATTTTCAAATAGAGACCTGAGATAACAGGAAAcatgaatcaaatgaaatgtgatgcCGAGCCCAAAGCCTCTTATTTGAGCCTCTCCTGAGCCCAGTGTTTTAGTGTGCAGGCTGCTTCTCTGCTGCCAGAGCAAGGACAGGGGCGTGGAGGGAGAGATGTGAGCGCAGACAGCAGGACACGCGTTTGTACCATCCATGTCAAGATGAcagtgtgtgcacgtgtttttttttttttttttgcatcccATCACCTTAAGTTCTTTTCTTTGACTCCACCcctccaaaacaaaacaccaccGGCCGGGCCAATGAAAAGAGGCACCGCGTGACAAAGAGGCACAAACAAGTCAACCTACAAAGCAGCTAAACACCAGGTCgttttaaataatatatgtacacgtacacacacgcagCTAAGAATGTACCTTTAATTTGCTGGAAAGGTGTCCAGCACTGGTGTTCATTagctcattaaaacatttgtaatgGTGTTCAATCTGAATGTTTTAACTGTGTCTAGCTTGGCATGATGCGGTTGTGCAGTTGACATTTTTTGCAGAAAGTGGGATCAGTTGTGATTTTTCTGTGCATTTGCTTTGAACGCATCTCTTGTCCAGCTCAGCTGTTGATGAGTGAAAGAGAAGCAGGTCAGTCTGCCAGTCGAACGCAACACACTGAATACCGTGTTGCTTAATCAcacaggaggggggaggggggagggggggggattggGTGACGAGCTCTGCACCCACGCTGTCCTAGTTTTCCTCGGTATCCACGCGCAGAGAGGAATAACCAGACTGCTTCTACTCAGAGCATCAAATCAGCAACTCACCGTCCTCTGCAGAAGTAAACCTGCACCACAGTAACGAGGGATATTAATAACTACACAGTCGGTTCTTTCATTAAGGCCGTAAAAGCTCATGACCAAGCAGGGTTATCAATGAGCACACCAAATATTACTGCTGTGTATAACCAAATAAGTGCCTGGTTATTACATAGACCTAACCCCAGCTATACAATAAACTGTTTCACTGGCCTAAATGTAAATAACACGCACTTGGATCATACAATTTGAATAATTACAGCACAAATCCACACAAAGAGATGATAGCCATTCTTACATGACACAACATCTGATGCCAACTTGTGTCTCAGATTCAAAAACCGCCACCCTACAGACCTTTGCACCAGCTGTTTACAACCAGGAAGCTCTCACAGCGAGTGCCTGACTCACATGGTGAGTCACCTGTGGATGTGGCACACATTCTTAATATCAAAACAGAGTCAATTAAAAACAAGAAGGTGGTAGAAATTCCTCAGTATGGAAGGATCTCACAACGGGTATACAAAAGGCtggaaatgcaaaaaaaaaaaaaaatgcagaataaGCCTGAACTTAATGCAAGTTGAAAATATTCCTCAAGATGTTTCAATAATCAAACGTCTTTAGTCTGATTCTTACGCAGGGACAGACAACTGTAAGTCAACCCAACATCTGATTTGAATGGACACAAGGTACAAAATAACCAACTTTAGCTGTGAAAAACCCACTACGCCTTTTTCTACTACACCCAGGAATGCTTTAGAGCAAAGTAGGACTACTCAATTTGAATAACCATAGCTTGGTGGAAAAAACACGCACTCATACATCACTATCTCTTCAAGTTCAGAACCCGTTGTACAAATCCTGATCATTACAAATGCCCCTCCTCCTGTACACGAATAGAAAAGAATGGAGGCTCCATTGTTCAGTAGTAATCGTGAGTGCTGATAAACCTGTACAAACAAGTCTTTGCAAGATTCACAAACATCTCACGAATGCAGTACTCATGCTGAAGCTTATAAACTGACGACAGGTGCTCAGGTCCTTAGAACATTATGTTTAACCACGGatactataaatataaaaaaaaaatgaaaataaacacacatttttaacacaaaCTATAGCTATAGGTCTTTGCTGAAGACAACAAACACTTGGCATTAGCAGACTAGACTTATCTTTGCTCAGAGAGTTTATATGACCATGAAGCCAAATCTGTCCCAGCTAAGAACTCTGTCTAAAGATGACATAACAACCGGACACCCAACTACATCAAATCACTCACAAAGTTCACACATTCAGCAGTAAGACTTGGTCACAATCAGTCCCTAGAAAGCAGCAGCTGACCTGAATGTATCTCAGCGCACTTCTCAGCACGCTCAGATTGGAGGTTTTCTTCTCGTCTATGTTGGGGATGTTCTTCTTCAGCGTCTCAAAGCACTCCTTCAGGTGTGCTCGTCTGACagacaaaagacagagagagcgcTTTATTTTAGCAACAGAAGTCAGAGTCAAATAACCAAAGGTGTTAATTTCAGAGACACTttaaaaacaagagcagaaataGGGCTGAACGATTATTTGAATTCAAAACTGACATTGGGATGTAATAGAACACAATTTTCTAactaaaatgttgtttattgaTGCTACACAATCTAACCAACCACAGACAAATGCTGTCCAACACCCCACATGACATATACCAGTGAGAGTAGATGAGGAAAACAACTTCCACATGCACGTTTTGATGCTGGCACTACTACTGTGTGAAGACTGTATCGGCAGAATCGAAAACAGAGGATCAAGGTGAATTTTGAGTTGAACAGGACGTCTGTTGTCTGGACATCGTTTGGGTTTAACAAGACGAAAGCTACGGCAAGAGGGGACACTACATCTGATCCAGCTTTTAAACAAGCATCACAAGGCCTGACTACCAGTGTGTCAGTAGCTCGCCTGATAAATGTTGGAGAGACTCAAATGGAATCCACATGTTTATATATTACATGCTCACAATGAGGTTTTGAGTGACATTCATAGTTGGTGTGCACTTTAGTTTGTGTGATGTATTAAAATTGCAAAGTAAAGTCACAACAAGGCATGAAGTTATTGATATTTTGCTGTGATTGAAGATTTTTGCATATTATTAGCTAAATGAATATACGttatttatattaattcatgcatcatttcatctcatttcataAACCGTACGCCTGGTCTAAGACAAAGAGCCGTTTACATGCTGATTGGATCCAATGTTGCGTTGGTCAGACTGGAGGATGATTTATTGCTTAGGTATATATAGTGAATAACACAGAAGATGGGGGACTTACTGAATGAAAATTGgtctttggggaaaaaaaaaaaaaaaacccaattagATTACTTTCACATGTCGTTCAGCCCTAAACAGAGGCCACCGGCCAGGTAACTGGTGCACTATTATTCAAATGTAACAATACAGATACcctgagatctctgtctctttaaggaGGCCCTATGGCAGACAGGTTGAACCCACCTGTTTTTCTCAAGCTTGTTATGCACCTCTCTTGTGCCTGCCCTGTAAGAGCACAAACGAGAGCAAAGTAAGAATTTGGTGTCCAAAAGGGCAATGTGACAAGAATAATC
The Pempheris klunzingeri isolate RE-2024b chromosome 4, fPemKlu1.hap1, whole genome shotgun sequence genome window above contains:
- the mnta gene encoding max-binding protein MNT isoform X1 encodes the protein MSIETLLEAAKFLELQAQQQQKARDDELKEKQRLEQLAEQRHSDVNYNSTIHINNVCKAEEFRPECRPAPILPSLPPHSMPITVIPIPVVTPNPTGSPTLPVATLSPPAAPPPATTLPRSPQPKPDHPASVLTANHKQLIQNHHHHPQLIAQTNNAKLQQQQTHQQLVQRYPGSIVSPPHQHALLPQSGPVLQQAPLQNGPISRGSPPDERSLLEKKRPGGAGTREVHNKLEKNRRAHLKECFETLKKNIPNIDEKKTSNLSVLRSALRYIQTLKRKEKEYEHDMERLAREKIATQQRLAELKNELSQWMDVIEIDRVLRQTVQPEEDQASTSTASEGEDIMDDDLEDETAPRAQTASPTVPQTMKPEPHKTATPTQTPTLTPATTTTSFITQHISIQHKVPLQQPQLQPLPVTTPQLAAKPAAPPVLTATTSSTPTAPSQPPAPTQTQMVTMPSLHPTVIAHASMSHPSVIQAVNQVIQGGGSKHITHLAPSTTTSAVQLAPGHQPIGHITVHPVAHLGQHLPALYPQQVAVTQPAMVGHITHTLNHTHPQVNGNVPSQPAAAIVGKQAAVSTQMVAHHPQLVGQTVLNPVTMVTMPSFPISTLKLA
- the mnta gene encoding max-binding protein MNT isoform X2 codes for the protein MSIETLLEAAKFLELQAQQQQKARDDELKEKQRLEQLAEQRHSDVNYNSTIHINNVCKAEEFRPECRPAPILPSLPPHSMPITVIPIPVVTPNPTGSPTLPVATLSPPAAPPPATTLPRSPQPKPDHPASVLTANHKQLIQNHHHHPQLIAQTNNAKLQQQQTHQQLVQRYPGSIVSPPHQHALLPQSGPVLQQAPLQNGPISRGSPPDERSLLEKKRPGGRAHLKECFETLKKNIPNIDEKKTSNLSVLRSALRYIQTLKRKEKEYEHDMERLAREKIATQQRLAELKNELSQWMDVIEIDRVLRQTVQPEEDQASTSTASEGEDIMDDDLEDETAPRAQTASPTVPQTMKPEPHKTATPTQTPTLTPATTTTSFITQHISIQHKVPLQQPQLQPLPVTTPQLAAKPAAPPVLTATTSSTPTAPSQPPAPTQTQMVTMPSLHPTVIAHASMSHPSVIQAVNQVIQGGGSKHITHLAPSTTTSAVQLAPGHQPIGHITVHPVAHLGQHLPALYPQQVAVTQPAMVGHITHTLNHTHPQVNGNVPSQPAAAIVGKQAAVSTQMVAHHPQLVGQTVLNPVTMVTMPSFPISTLKLA